The proteins below come from a single Vibrio natriegens NBRC 15636 = ATCC 14048 = DSM 759 genomic window:
- a CDS encoding NlpC/P60 family protein, translating to MDDLRRIYFSLIISALMTACSSGPEPAEHAVAVTVPPAKTLASKPELLQFYNEWHGTPYRLGGTQKSGIDCSAFVQKAFVEAYQLALPRTTKQQSKQGVELGWNEAKQGDLVFFKTRRTTYHVGIYLGNKQFMHASTSKGVIISRIDNPYWASKFWQIRRVTL from the coding sequence GTGGATGATTTGCGTCGTATTTATTTCTCTTTGATAATCAGCGCACTTATGACAGCTTGTTCGTCGGGTCCTGAGCCAGCAGAGCACGCCGTGGCTGTGACAGTTCCCCCTGCGAAAACTTTGGCTAGCAAACCGGAGTTACTGCAGTTTTATAACGAGTGGCACGGCACTCCGTACCGCTTGGGTGGGACACAAAAGTCAGGTATTGATTGTTCTGCCTTTGTGCAAAAGGCCTTTGTGGAAGCGTATCAACTTGCTTTACCGAGGACGACAAAGCAGCAATCTAAACAAGGCGTAGAATTAGGATGGAATGAAGCCAAACAAGGGGACCTTGTCTTTTTTAAGACCAGAAGAACAACATATCATGTTGGTATCTATTTGGGTAACAAGCAGTTTATGCACGCGTCCACATCGAAAGGCGTCATTATTTCTCGGATTGACAACCCCTATTGGGCATCAAAATTTTGGCAAATTAGAAGGGTGACATTGTAA
- a CDS encoding methyl-accepting chemotaxis protein has translation MATRKRSRFSLSLIQTISATFLTIIALVIALSASSFKGMGQIGEQFEDLSQKALPMAMANAKLTRNVLEIVKLLNHGMQVTEPKELPVIESQIEALAIQSEGLTEKTSGVAVSLSNELKTKVENLHNITQAILLKQKAVIQIQTDINSAVGGFRYGLSSIGPEMNRISSFLSADNPQSSDAANRFIASASSMESTFLMMLTHTDLEKAEKEYREMRNRIAGINLAYSDFQALHPEVSDYASLTAPYEMVKAGFTDKGILHLILAKLEQSEQQRAEFKQASQLADETMLLLDQVSLAASDLINERENVVNTTIKTVSLMVIIAAVVISIIIFATLVGLRSWTNRGLKSVLSRLSALTEHDFREKADEVGPEELKEVARKLNLVIDSTYDSISTVTRNCETLYQTAEISHTAAEQTNEGLSKQNEALVSMVTTITQLEASIREIAMVTNASAEDALVATTQTEKGVEVVELNRARLEALETSFTMNEQSILELDERVKQIREMVDMISGIADNTNLLALNAAIEAARAGEQGRGFAVVADEVRKLASDTSQQTTNIRAMMNELTTAAERSRQAVSDSREEMTHALESSHEVKLVFSDINNAVKLIQERVEQISVATEEQERATADVSQSIAQISEQGEQTKLRLESMVESSEQVAEIAGHQQAMLHKYDL, from the coding sequence ATGGCAACGCGCAAACGCTCACGCTTTTCACTCTCACTGATTCAGACGATCAGTGCAACATTTTTAACTATCATTGCACTTGTTATAGCTCTTTCTGCTTCAAGTTTCAAAGGAATGGGACAGATCGGAGAACAATTTGAAGATCTGTCTCAAAAAGCATTACCTATGGCAATGGCCAACGCCAAGTTAACCAGAAATGTTCTCGAGATCGTTAAATTGCTAAACCATGGAATGCAAGTTACCGAACCTAAAGAACTCCCTGTAATTGAATCACAAATAGAAGCGTTAGCTATTCAATCTGAGGGCTTAACGGAAAAAACCTCTGGCGTTGCGGTTTCGCTTTCAAATGAATTAAAAACCAAAGTCGAAAACTTGCACAACATCACTCAAGCGATATTGCTAAAGCAGAAGGCAGTGATCCAGATTCAAACGGACATAAATTCTGCGGTTGGTGGGTTCCGCTACGGTCTAAGCTCTATCGGCCCGGAAATGAACCGCATCAGCTCTTTTTTGAGTGCAGACAATCCTCAATCAAGTGACGCTGCCAATCGGTTTATTGCTTCAGCAAGTTCGATGGAAAGTACCTTTTTAATGATGCTTACGCATACTGACCTAGAAAAAGCGGAAAAAGAATACCGTGAAATGCGAAACCGAATCGCAGGGATTAACCTCGCATACTCCGATTTCCAAGCACTGCACCCTGAAGTCAGTGACTATGCCAGTCTAACCGCGCCTTATGAAATGGTAAAAGCAGGCTTTACTGACAAAGGTATTCTGCATTTGATTCTTGCTAAACTCGAACAAAGCGAACAACAAAGAGCGGAATTTAAACAAGCTTCCCAGCTCGCTGACGAGACGATGCTGTTACTTGATCAGGTTTCACTCGCAGCTTCTGATTTGATTAATGAGAGAGAAAACGTCGTAAATACGACGATAAAAACCGTTAGCTTAATGGTCATTATCGCCGCTGTGGTCATCTCAATCATTATTTTCGCAACTTTGGTTGGTTTGAGAAGCTGGACGAATCGAGGACTAAAGTCGGTCCTTAGCCGATTATCCGCACTGACCGAACACGATTTCCGGGAGAAAGCCGATGAGGTGGGACCTGAAGAACTGAAAGAGGTGGCGCGTAAACTGAATCTGGTCATTGATTCCACCTATGACTCCATCTCTACGGTGACTCGAAATTGTGAGACACTTTATCAAACGGCGGAAATCAGCCATACCGCCGCAGAGCAAACTAACGAAGGACTCAGTAAACAAAATGAAGCCTTGGTGAGTATGGTCACTACCATTACACAGTTGGAAGCCTCGATACGAGAAATAGCCATGGTGACGAACGCTTCAGCCGAAGATGCTCTTGTGGCGACAACGCAAACCGAAAAAGGGGTTGAAGTTGTTGAACTAAATCGCGCTAGACTGGAGGCACTAGAGACGTCATTTACTATGAATGAACAGTCCATACTGGAGCTCGATGAGCGCGTGAAACAGATTCGCGAAATGGTCGATATGATCAGTGGTATTGCTGATAACACTAACTTGTTGGCCTTGAATGCTGCGATTGAAGCGGCGCGTGCAGGTGAGCAAGGGCGTGGTTTTGCGGTGGTAGCAGATGAAGTGCGTAAACTCGCCAGCGATACGTCGCAACAAACCACCAATATTCGGGCAATGATGAATGAGTTGACGACGGCGGCAGAGCGTTCTCGACAAGCCGTGAGCGATTCCCGGGAAGAAATGACGCATGCACTAGAATCGAGTCATGAAGTTAAATTGGTATTTTCCGACATCAATAACGCCGTTAAACTTATTCAAGAACGTGTTGAACAGATCTCTGTCGCGACAGAAGAGCAGGAGCGGGCAACCGCTGATGTGTCACAATCAATCGCACAAATATCGGAACAAGGCGAGCAAACAAAGCTACGACTAGAATCAATGGTCGAAAGCTCGGAACAAGTGGCAGAAATTGCTGGCCATCAACAAGCTATGCTTCATAAGTATGACTTGTAA
- a CDS encoding sterol desaturase family protein, whose product MTETAFNDPAWIRLGCFVGVLLLCTLWENVLPRKVLTVSRAFRWVNNLSLVALNSVVIALVMPIAAFQAAVIASEHQWGLFQLMSFPDWLNVLISIILLDFIIYVQHVIFHRVPVLWKLHRMHHADLDIDVTTGARFHPIEILISMVIKIGAVFMLGVSPIAIVMFEIILNASAMFNHSNAKLALPVDAWLRKAIVTPDMHRVHHSVIPRETHSNFGFFLSVWDRMFSTYRAQPELGHEHVVIGLPDIRDKLEQRLDKLLTQPFRYRVKTKK is encoded by the coding sequence GTGACAGAAACAGCATTTAACGACCCCGCTTGGATAAGGCTCGGTTGCTTTGTCGGTGTGTTGCTGCTTTGCACGTTATGGGAAAACGTATTACCCAGAAAAGTATTAACGGTGTCTCGCGCTTTTCGTTGGGTAAACAACCTCTCACTCGTCGCGCTCAACAGTGTTGTTATCGCGTTAGTCATGCCTATCGCGGCATTCCAGGCAGCCGTTATTGCTAGCGAGCATCAGTGGGGTCTATTCCAATTAATGTCGTTCCCTGATTGGTTAAACGTTCTGATCTCTATCATCCTGCTCGATTTTATTATTTATGTGCAGCACGTTATCTTCCACCGTGTCCCTGTATTGTGGAAGCTTCATCGGATGCACCATGCTGATTTGGATATTGATGTAACGACGGGCGCCCGCTTCCACCCAATTGAGATTTTGATTTCCATGGTGATTAAAATTGGTGCCGTATTTATGCTCGGCGTCTCTCCAATCGCCATTGTCATGTTTGAAATTATTCTCAACGCGAGTGCTATGTTTAATCACAGTAATGCGAAGCTTGCGTTACCTGTAGATGCATGGCTAAGGAAAGCGATTGTTACTCCGGATATGCATCGAGTCCATCACTCCGTCATTCCGAGAGAAACGCATTCTAACTTTGGGTTCTTTTTGTCAGTGTGGGATCGAATGTTTTCGACGTACCGCGCTCAACCAGAGCTTGGGCATGAGCATGTTGTCATTGGTTTACCTGACATCAGAGACAAACTGGAGCAGAGGCTGGATAAGCTTCTTACCCAACCATTCCGCTATCGTGTTAAGACAAAAAAATAA
- a CDS encoding tRNA-uridine aminocarboxypropyltransferase has protein sequence MRIHAFHRLYQHRQSISTKTFNARGCKVIRCQYCQVSQEHCLCELQPNIKSNLACMLIVSENEVFKPSNTGRLIADTIEETYVYQWNRTEPSNEMLALLKSDDYQPVIIFPADYVDDTSRLMDSLSPELLRTPESSNNKWLLIFIDGSWREARKIFRRSDYLQSLPVLSIQPETLSEYIMRRSENEQHLSTAEVATLVLKQAGEHQASECLQLWFEAFRETYMLTKTRVKTDPNRPHLHRFKAWAKTEN, from the coding sequence ATGAGAATTCACGCTTTTCACCGTTTATATCAGCACCGTCAGTCTATCTCGACAAAGACTTTTAACGCGCGAGGCTGCAAAGTTATTCGCTGCCAATATTGTCAGGTCTCACAAGAGCACTGCCTGTGTGAACTACAGCCAAATATCAAATCCAATCTCGCTTGTATGTTGATTGTATCGGAAAACGAAGTGTTTAAGCCGAGTAATACGGGTCGCCTGATTGCCGATACCATTGAGGAAACCTACGTATACCAATGGAACCGAACGGAACCTTCCAATGAGATGCTCGCGTTATTAAAAAGTGATGACTATCAGCCGGTGATCATATTCCCGGCAGATTATGTCGATGACACTTCACGATTAATGGACAGCCTGAGCCCTGAGCTATTGAGAACACCGGAAAGCAGCAACAATAAATGGCTGTTGATTTTTATTGATGGCAGCTGGCGTGAAGCGAGAAAAATTTTCCGCCGTTCTGACTATCTACAATCGTTACCGGTATTATCGATACAACCAGAAACACTCTCTGAATACATCATGCGACGTTCTGAAAACGAGCAGCATCTCTCTACGGCTGAAGTTGCCACTTTAGTGCTTAAACAGGCAGGTGAGCACCAAGCTTCAGAGTGTCTCCAATTGTGGTTCGAAGCTTTTAGAGAAACCTACATGCTGACCAAAACACGAGTCAAAACGGATCCCAACCGTCCGCATCTACATCGTTTCAAAGCGTGGGCAAAAACTGAGAACTGA
- the nagK gene encoding N-acetylglucosamine kinase gives MYYGFDVGGTKIEFGAFNEKLERVATERVPTPTDNYELLVDTIADLISKYDAEFGCEGTIGLGLPGMEDADDATVLTVNVPAAKGKPLRADLEAKIGRSVKIENDANCFALSEAWDEDLQGEPSVLGLILGTGFGGGFIYEGKVFSGRNHVAGEVGHMRLPIDAWFHLGDNAPLLGCGCGKKGCLDSYLSGRGFELIYAHYFGEQKKAIDIIKAYGEGEASAVEHVERFMELLAICLGNIFTATDPNVVVLGGGLSNFDLIYEEMPKRIPKHLLSVAKCPKIIKAKHGDSGGVRGAAFLNIK, from the coding sequence ATGTATTATGGCTTTGATGTCGGTGGCACAAAGATTGAGTTTGGTGCATTTAACGAAAAGCTTGAGCGTGTAGCAACTGAGCGTGTACCAACACCAACTGATAACTATGAACTATTGGTTGACACTATCGCTGATCTTATTAGTAAGTACGACGCTGAGTTTGGCTGCGAAGGTACCATTGGCCTGGGTCTTCCGGGAATGGAAGATGCTGATGATGCAACCGTATTGACAGTAAATGTACCCGCTGCGAAAGGCAAACCACTACGTGCAGATCTAGAAGCGAAAATCGGTCGCTCTGTGAAGATCGAAAACGACGCAAACTGTTTCGCACTTTCAGAAGCTTGGGATGAAGATCTACAAGGTGAGCCATCTGTATTGGGTTTAATCTTGGGTACCGGTTTTGGTGGCGGCTTTATTTACGAAGGCAAAGTTTTCTCAGGTCGTAACCACGTAGCGGGAGAGGTTGGCCATATGCGTCTTCCTATCGATGCATGGTTCCACCTAGGTGACAATGCGCCATTACTTGGTTGTGGATGTGGTAAGAAAGGTTGTCTTGATAGCTACCTATCCGGTCGCGGTTTTGAGCTGATTTATGCGCATTACTTCGGCGAGCAGAAAAAAGCGATCGATATCATCAAAGCGTATGGCGAAGGTGAAGCTTCAGCCGTTGAACACGTTGAGCGCTTTATGGAACTTCTGGCGATTTGTTTGGGCAACATCTTTACCGCAACAGATCCTAATGTTGTCGTACTGGGCGGTGGCCTTTCTAACTTCGATCTTATTTACGAAGAGATGCCAAAGCGTATTCCAAAACACCTGCTTTCTGTAGCGAAATGTCCAAAAATCATCAAAGCAAAACATGGTGATTCGGGTGGTGTTCGCGGCGCAGCATTCTTAAACATCAAGTAA